The Negativicutes bacterium region CGTGAAGGAGAGCTGATCGTTCGCGAAGCCGAGATCAAAGCCGGCAAGATCATTGACGAAGCAATGAACCGGGCGCAGAAATTAATAGCGGAGCATGACGCCGTGCGTAAGGACGCGGTTGTTTGCCGGGCACGTTTAAAAACGGTACTGCAGGCACAGCTGGAATTACTGGAAAGCGCCGAATGGCAATTCCCTATGAATGATGAAATCAAACAAATCAAATCATAAACAACGTGTGACACAGCATAGCACAGTGCTGTGTCACTGCAAAAACGAAGCCGGAGAATGGTCATGACCATTCCGCAGATTCATCTCTGAATTTTTCTCTGAAAGGTGTCGAACAATTTTGGCTGAAAAAGTAATCGGTATTATCGGTGGTATGGGACCGGAAGCCACCGCAGATCTCTATTTAAAAATCATACACAATACGCCGGCTGATACTGACCAGCAGCATCTGCATGTTTTGATTGACAGCAATACGAAAATTCCCGATCGGACAGCCGCAATCATGCACGGCGGGGAAGACCCGGCTCCCTTTATTGCTGAAACCGGCCGCAACCTCTTTCGTGCCGGCGCCGATTATTTGGCGATTTCCTGCAATACAGCGCATTACTATTATGATGCTGTACAGGCCGCTGTTCCGATTCCGGTCCTGCATATGCCAAAAATCTGCCTTGAGTATATCCAAGAGAATTATCCCAATCTAACCTGCTGCGGACTCTTAGCCACCAGTGCCACGATTGAAACCGGTTTGTACCAGAGTTTAGCCGAGAAGGCCGGCTTGGAAATGCTGCCTTCTCTGCCGGAGATTCAAGCAAATCTTGTGATGGAAGGCATCCGGAAGATCAAAGCCGGCCGCAAAGAAGAAGGCGGCGGATTGCTGAAAGCGGCTGCCAATGCTTTGATCGAACGCGGTGCGGAAGTTATCATTGCCGGTTGTACAGAGATCCCGTTGGTTTTACAAAACGGGTCCCTTCGTGTTCCTGTGGTGGATCCAACTCTGATTATGGCGCTGAAAATTATTGAAATGAGATAATTTTTTCCAATCAAAGGTTTCTCACGATTTCCCCGGTATTCTCCGGGGATTCTCTTTTTATTCATATTGGTTTTTTGGAGGAGTCAAATGGATTTGCTGATCGCCTTGCTTATTTTGCTCAGTGACTTTTTCAGCAAACAATGGGTTTTGGCCAATCTGGTTTACGCAGCGGCAACCCGCTTTCTGCCGGGTTTACTGCAGTTTCGCTATGTCTGGAATACCGGGGCAGCTTTCAGTATTCTGACCGGTCAGCGCTGGTTTCTTGTCGTCATAGCGTCGCTGGCAGCCGCGGCGTTGTTGCTGTTCCGCAGAAAAATTACCGGTGACAAGCCCCTGATGCGCGTGATCTGGGGTTTGGTTTTTGGGGGAACTGTCGGTAATTTGATCGATCGAATCCGTTTTGGCTATGTGATCGATTTTTTAGAATTCGATTTCATTACTTTTCCTGTGTTCAATATTGCTGATTCTGCTCTGGTGATCGGTATGGGGCTCTATCTCAGCCTGACTGTCTATGAGATATATAAGGAAGGGAATACAAATGGAGCTGTATGATCAAACAACGGACGGCAGAGAAATTCTACGTTTTATTGTTCCCGCAGAAGCGTGCGGCGAACGCCTGGATAAATGGCTGACCGCCATGACGGATATGACACGATCGCATATTCAATTGTTGTTGAAAGAGGAATTGGTGACGGTAAATGATTTGGTAAAACCCGCTCGCACTGTCCTCAAAGGCGGTGAAGAGGTTTTGCTGATTCTTCCCGAGCCGGAACCATTGGAATTGCTGGCGGAAGATATTCCGCTTGCGATTGTTTACGAGGACGATGCCTTATTGGTGATCAATAAGCAGAGAAATCTGGTGGTGCATCCCGCCGTGGGGAATTGGACTGGCACTTTGGTAAATGGTCTAATGGCTCATTCTAAAGTCTGGCCTGGCATCAATGGCACCATGCGGCCGGGCATCGTACACCGATTGGACAAAGATACCAGCGGATTGCTGGTGGTAGCCAAGACCGAATTGGCTCAAAATTCACTCAGCCAACAGATCAAAGACAGAACCGCCAAACGCATGTACTTAGCATTGACCTGGGCTAATTTTAAAGAGGAAAGCGGCATAATCAACGCTCCCATCGGGCGTCACCCGATCAATCGTTTGAAAATGGCGGTAGTGGCCAACGGCAGACAAGCGCAGACAGCCTATAGCGTGCTGCAGCATTTTCCGCAAATGGATTTGCTGAAAGTGCAGCTGCTGACCGGCAGAACGCATCAGATCAGAGTGCACATGGCTTACGCACACCATCCCGTCGTGGCAGACCCGCTCTATTCTGCCAGGGAGCAACATTGGGGTTTAGAGGCGCAGGCGTTGCATGCCTATCGGCTTGGCTTCTTTCATCCATGCTCAAACGAATGGCTGGAATTCACCGCCCCGCCGCCGCAGGATTTCCGAGACGTTTTAACAAAGCTGGGCAGACCTTGGACAGAAGGAGGGGAAGCAGATGGCAAACTCGACTTTATTATTGGACGAGATACAAATCCGGCGAATCATTAATCGCCTGGCGCATGAAATCATCGAAAAAAACGGCGGTTGTGCCAATTTGGTTTTTGTCGGTATTAAGCGGCGCGGTCTTCCTCTGGCCCAACGTTTAGCCGAGGTGATGGAGCGTGTGGAGGGGATTCGGATAGCCTGTTACGAAATCGATATTACACCGTATCGCGATGATCATAAGAAGCAACCTTTGCAGGGTTCTGAGCTGACCGCGGCCGAGATCACCGGCAAAACCGTGGTTTTGGTGGACGATGTACTGCATACCGGCAGAACGGTACGGGCCGCTTTGGATGGCGTGATGAAGTGGGGCAGACCGGAGCGCATCCAACTGGCCGTACTGATCGATCGTGGTCATCGGGAATTGCCCATCAGGCCGGACTTTGTCGGTAAAAATATCCCCACCTCTAAGCTGGAAAATATAGAAGTGGAGATCACGGAGATCGACGGCAAAGACCAGGTGATCTTGCGTAAACCAGGCGATGGATCGACGTAAAGGGGATCCATTCAACACGGGCAAGACCGTTCCTTGCCATAGGTTTTTCCACCTGTCCAATTCACGCGTTGACAGAATACGCCGCATGCCGTTACTTTATTTTGGAAAGGAGGTAGTCTTTTGGCCTTGGAAGGTTTGTCGATCCGTGCCTTAACGGAAGAACTCAATGCAAAATTGACTGATGCCCGGGTTGATCGCATCTATCAGCACAATGCAACCGAAAT contains the following coding sequences:
- a CDS encoding amino acid racemase codes for the protein MAEKVIGIIGGMGPEATADLYLKIIHNTPADTDQQHLHVLIDSNTKIPDRTAAIMHGGEDPAPFIAETGRNLFRAGADYLAISCNTAHYYYDAVQAAVPIPVLHMPKICLEYIQENYPNLTCCGLLATSATIETGLYQSLAEKAGLEMLPSLPEIQANLVMEGIRKIKAGRKEEGGGLLKAAANALIERGAEVIIAGCTEIPLVLQNGSLRVPVVDPTLIMALKIIEMR
- the lspA gene encoding signal peptidase II: MDLLIALLILLSDFFSKQWVLANLVYAAATRFLPGLLQFRYVWNTGAAFSILTGQRWFLVVIASLAAAALLLFRRKITGDKPLMRVIWGLVFGGTVGNLIDRIRFGYVIDFLEFDFITFPVFNIADSALVIGMGLYLSLTVYEIYKEGNTNGAV
- a CDS encoding RluA family pseudouridine synthase, giving the protein MELYDQTTDGREILRFIVPAEACGERLDKWLTAMTDMTRSHIQLLLKEELVTVNDLVKPARTVLKGGEEVLLILPEPEPLELLAEDIPLAIVYEDDALLVINKQRNLVVHPAVGNWTGTLVNGLMAHSKVWPGINGTMRPGIVHRLDKDTSGLLVVAKTELAQNSLSQQIKDRTAKRMYLALTWANFKEESGIINAPIGRHPINRLKMAVVANGRQAQTAYSVLQHFPQMDLLKVQLLTGRTHQIRVHMAYAHHPVVADPLYSAREQHWGLEAQALHAYRLGFFHPCSNEWLEFTAPPPQDFRDVLTKLGRPWTEGGEADGKLDFIIGRDTNPANH
- the pyrR gene encoding bifunctional pyr operon transcriptional regulator/uracil phosphoribosyltransferase PyrR, whose product is MANSTLLLDEIQIRRIINRLAHEIIEKNGGCANLVFVGIKRRGLPLAQRLAEVMERVEGIRIACYEIDITPYRDDHKKQPLQGSELTAAEITGKTVVLVDDVLHTGRTVRAALDGVMKWGRPERIQLAVLIDRGHRELPIRPDFVGKNIPTSKLENIEVEITEIDGKDQVILRKPGDGST